DNA sequence from the Sulfoacidibacillus ferrooxidans genome:
CATGTCTTCGTTCTTTATTGGAATGCTTTATGGAAACTATAATAAAGAGAATTACTTTGTTTGTGCGGATGCTTTTCTTTAAATTTGGTCATTTGTCTAATAACTACTGCGGACATTTCTGTCTATGGATGTACAATTACTAATTAGCCAACGACTACAATGGATCTCTTGTTTCTTAATTACATAAAGAGATATATAACAATCGACATCTGCAAATGTTGAATTATAAATATTTCGATCTAGGAGTGTTAACTATGAAAGGGCTCATTTTATCTGGTGGGACAGGCTCGCGGTTACGTCCGCTTACTTATACGGGTGCAAAACAATTAATTCCGATTTGCAATAAGCCGATTCTCTATTATGCGGTGGAGTCCTTGGTGGAGAGTGGCGTGACGGATATTGGGGTGATCGTCGGGTCCAATTCATCCCAAGAGATCATGCGTAGTTTAGGTGATGGGAGTCGATTTGGCGCTAAGGTCTCCTATATTCACCAAGACAAGCCCCTTGGACTGGCACATGCAGTCAAGATCTCGGAAGAGTTCATGTCTGGTGAGCCATTTGTGATGTTTCTTGGGGATAATTTGTTGCGCGATGGAGTGGCTGCCTTTGTGGAAGCGTTTCGCGCGTCGTCTCCAGATGCGCTGGTGCTGCTAAGTGAAGTACCAGAGCCGCAACATTTTGGCGTGGTCGAACTGGTCGATGGACGCGTGGTGCGATTGGTAGAAAAACCGAAAGTTCCACCGAGTTCGCTTGCGCTGGTGGGTGCCTATCTATTTCAACCGTGCATCTTTCGAGCGGTCAAGGAGATCGAGCCATCTACACGCGGTGAACTTGAGATTACGGATGCGATTCAGTGGTTGGTCGATCACGGGTACCAGGTGGAACCACACCTGGTGACTGGATGGTGGAAAGACACGGGGCGACCGAGTGATGTGCTAGATGCCAATCGCCTGATGATCGAAACGATTGAGTCGTCGATGCAAGGGACTGTCGATGCGACCTCCGAGGTGATCGGTCGCGTACAGATCGGGGTGGGCAGTCAGATTTTGCGCAGTACGCTGCGTGGACCTCTGGTCATCGGTGATCATGTGACGATCGAGGATTCGTATGTAGGACCTTATACGTCTATTAGTGACGGAGTGACGATTAGGAAGACGGAGATTGAAAATAGTATCATTTTGGCAGATAGTCATGTGGAGAGTGCGTATCGTTTAGATGCGTGCTTAGTGGGGAAGCGCGTGGCGATTGTACCGTCACAGGCAAGGCCAAAGGCGATCCATCTTGTGTTAGGCGATGATTCGCGTTGTGAGTTTTAGATTGTTATTTTTATGGTTTATAAACACTTTATTTAATGGTTGGATGATTATTCTTGATTCGTTATAAGGGGTGCACGATGAAGATTGTAGTGACTGGTGGAGCGGGGTTTATTGGAAGTAATTTTGTGAGGATGATGGTTTCGGAACAGAGTGATGTGGAGGTTGTGACGTATGATGCGCTGACGTATGCGGGCAATCTTGCCAATCTTGCGGGGATTGTAGACCGGCATACGTTTGTGCGAGGAGACATCTGTGATGCACAGGCAGTGCAACAGGTGATGGCGGGCGTCGATGCGGTGGTGCATTTTGCGGCGGAGAGTCATGTGGATCGTTCGATTGCATCGAGTGCGGAGTTTGTGCGCACCAATGTCGAAGGGACGCGGGTGCTTTTGGAGGCGGCGCGATCGGCTGGTGTAGCGAAGTTTGTTCACGTATCGACAGATGAAGTGTACGGCACGCTTGGGGATGAAGGGGCATTTACAGAAATGACGCCACTGGCTCCCAATTCCCCCTATAGTGCATCAAAGGCGGGATCGGATTTATTGGCGCGTGCGTTTTATGAGACGTATGGGTTACCGGTTGTGATTACGCGTTGCTCGAATAACTATGGGCCGTATCAGTTTCCAGAGAAGCTGATCCCGCTGATGATTATTCATGCGCTGGAGGGACGACCGCTTCCTGTGTATGGGGATGGTGGCAATGTGCGCGACTGGCTGCATGTATCGGATCACAACCGGGCGATCGCGCGGGTTCTAGAAGCAGGGGTGCCTGGGCAAGTGTACAATATTGGCGGGCACAATGAGCGGACGAACTTGGAGATGGTGCGCATGATCTTGCGGTTGCTTGCGCGCGATGAGTCGCTGATCACGTTTGTGCAGGATCGCTTGGGGCATGATCGGCGCTATGCGATGGATGCGACGAAGATTGAGCATGAACTCGGGTGGACTCCACAGTATGATCTGGAGCGTGGGTTGGCGGAGACGGTAGCGTGGTATCTGGAGCACAAAGAGTGGTGGGAGCGCATTCGCACAGGTGCTTATCAGACGTTTGATCAGCCACAGTCCGGTGCGCGACTTGGTGATGCGCGATGAGGATTGTCGTGACAGGGGCACAGGGGCAGTTGGGCCATGAGGTTGTATCGCTTGGGGCAGCGCAGCATGAGATGATTGGGTTGGGACGTGCGCAACTTGATCTAACAGATGCTGTGGCTGTGCGCGAGGTGCTCACTGCGCTTCAACCTGATGTGATCATCCATGCCGCGGCATATACGGCTGTGGATGCGGCGGAGTCGGATGTCGAGCAGGCGTTTGCAGTCAATGCACATAGTTCGCGTCAGGTAGCGATGATCGCGCAAGAACTGGGTGCGCGACTGTGCTATGTCAGCACGGACTATGTGTTTGACGGGAAGGCAACTTCTCCATACAGGGAAGATGCGACGCCAGATCCGCAAACGGTGTATGGTCAATCGAAGTGGTTAGGCGAGCGACTGGTCGCGCAACTGTGTGCGCGTCATTTTATTGTGCGCACATCGTGGGTGTATGGGGTACATGGGAAGAATTTTGTGAAGACGATGCTAGAGCTTGCTACAAAGCACAAGACGCTTCGGGTCGTATGTGATCAACTAGGGGCACCGACGTATACGGCTGATCTTGCTGCGTTTCTCCTTGAACTGACAGCTACTGAACAGTATGGGGTGTATCACGCGTCTAATGCAGGGGTGTGTTCTTGGTATGAGTTTGCAAAAGAGATCTTTGTGCAAGCGGAGCTCGATGTAACGGTAGAACCATGTACGAGTGCAGAGTTTGTTCGCCCTGCGCCGCGCCCAAGCTACTCTGTGCTTGATCATCAGGCACAGCGAACGCGTGGATTCTCCGAACTGCGCCCGTGGCGTGAGGGATTGCACGCTTTTATGGAAAGGTATCGTCAAACAGAGGAGTGGGCGTTATATGTTGCAGATCGTAGCTAATCAGTTAGATGGTGTGTTATTACTAGAACCTACGGTACACGGCGATGCACGAGGGTTTTTTATGGAGAGCTACCATGAGGAGCAGATGCAGGCGTTAGGTGTGTCTACTGCGTTTGTGCAGGATAATCATTCATTGTCGCAGGCTGCAGGAACGCTTCGCGGATTACATTATCAGCTTGCGCCAAAGGCACAGACAAAACTTGTGCGCGTGCTGGCAGGTGCCATCTATGACGTGGTGGTTGATCTGCGTGAAGGATCGCCATCGTTTGGACAGTGGGCGGGGTTTATCCTCTCTGCGCACAATTTTCGCCAACTGCTCGTGCCAAGAGGCTTTGCGCACGGCTTTTGTACGCTTGTACCGAATACAGAGGTGTTTTATAAGGTAGACAACTACTATTCACCAGAGCACGATCGAGGCATCTTGTGGAATGATCCAGCGCTTGGCATTGATTGGCCGATAACTAAGCCGGTGTTGTCTGATAAGGATCGCCTGCACCCGTTGCTAGCAGATGCACAAGTGTGAGAAATGGTGGTCTATAGTGATTGATGTTTCTCAAACGATAGTTATGAGTTAATTATGGCGGGTGAAGACTTAAATATTACAGATTAAGTAGCTTGGAGGTAGTATTCATGAAAATTATTTTATTATCTGGTGGATCAGGTAAACGACTATGGCCAATGTCGAATGACATACGTTCAAAACAGTTCCTAAAAGTGTTACCGAAAACTGACCAGACGTATGAATCTATGCTTCAGCGTGTTTGGAATCAATTAGGAGATATAGGTTTGCAAAATGATACGATTGTCTGTGCTTCGAGATCTCAAGTGGATGCCATTACCTATCAAGTAGGTAACGTACAGATTGTTGAAGAGCCGGAGAGAAGAGATACCTTTCCTGCAATTGCGCTATCGAGTCTTTATTTACGTGATATAGTCGGATGTGATGTAAATGAAGTCATTGTTGTTTTACCAGTTGACCATTTTGTCGAAATCGATTATTTCAAACATGTGATGGAATTACCGACATTATTGACTGAATCAAAATCAAACTTATTCCTTATGGGGGTCACTCCAGATCATCCTGCCTGCAAGTTTGGGTATATTTTAACTGAGGAAAGTAACGAACAATCACATGTAGGATTCAAGGTGAAAGGTTTTATTGAAAAACCTTCAGAGGAATTGGCGAAAAAATTAATTGGATTGGGTGCATTATGGAATTGTGGTGTATTTTGTTTTAGATTAGATTATTTAGTTAATCACTTATCTTCTAAACAATTGCCTACGCATTTTTATAACTTTAGAGAAGCATATCCTCAAATTGAGAAAATAAGTTTTGATTATGAAATTGTAGAAAAGGAAAAATCTATACGTGCTATTTCTTATAGTGGTGAATGGAATGATCTTGGAACGTGGGATGCCCTATCGAATAGAGTAGAACATTCAATGATTGGACTTGGGACTTCCGTTGATTGTGACAGGAGTATGGTTATTAATGAACTTACTATTCCATTAGTTGCAATTGGGATCAAGGATGCAGTGATTGTGGCTACACCAGATGGTATTCTTGTATCAGATAAAGCTCGTAGTGAAAGTTTGAAGTCTGTTATAGGTGATTTTGTGGGCAGACCTATGTTTGAAGAACGACGATGGGGATTATATCGAGTGTTAGATTTCCAACGGCTTGCTGATGGACGAGCAGTTCTAACGAAATGGATCGAGATGTCTCCTGATTCAAACATTAGCTACCAGCGTCATCGTCTTAGGTCTGAAGTGTGGACAATCGTTGAAGGTGAAGGTGAGGTTATCCTAGATGACAAATTTTTTTCTGTTTTACCTGGAGATGTAGTTCGCATTACTGCATTTCAATGGCATGGTGTGCGTGCGATTAATTCACTTAAATTTATCGAGGTTCAAACAGGAACCGAGTTAGTTGAAGAGGATATTGAACGTAAGTCTATGAATTGGGCTGATGTGGAGGTTGCAACTGGAATTCAGGATTAATTGATAAAAAATTAATGTAATAATTTTTTATCAAGTTTACTTATCTACTGCTCAACTTTTGCATGTTAAATGTGGCTGATACCCCTTGTTATTACTAAACAGAGAGGATATCCAATTTAGAAGTTGACACTGCACCTGCTGTAAGTTATTAGAGACTTCTTTTGCAATTGGTTCAAGGATTGACCAGAAATCATGAAGCGCTAAATGCCAGTCTCGGTTGAAGAATTCGTCACACATAAGTAGAGTAAACCACCAAGGGTTCTTGTGTCTTCCATTTTGCATGATTCCCAATCCATCATGATATAGCGATTACGTAAGTTGGTGAAATACGCTATCATCCTATGGTAAAAGCGACACTGAAATTCCTTGCCTAATCGGAGCAAGGATTTACATGCCTTGAAAAAGACCGCAATATCCCACCGCATGCCTTAGATACGGATGATTTCTTCATCTGATAGGGTCTCATCTGTGCTCAGAATGGCTAACCATTCTCGTTGTCTGTGACGATGATTCACAAACACAATCTTACCGAGTAGCCCAGGCTTCAATTCTACCCGTATAGACGACAAAATCTGCTTGTGGCTATAGTTAGGCTTGGCAATTTGAAAAAGTTCACGTAAAGTATACAGTTGGTTTTACCATTGGTAGCGCTGTTTCATGCCCTTCACTATGCTAATAAAGAATAACCCTTCCTGATGCAACTCATGAAGTAAGGGGAGATGGTAAATCAACTATTCATGAGTACGTAATTGGCTGGTATACCCACTTGTAGCGTGTGACAATGAGATGAATCCTGCATCAGGAATCAAATGGAGCGCATCTTAACGACGTTTATATCCTACCGTCCGTTTGTCCATGTGAATGTACGCTTTCGTATGCAAACCCATTCTACCAAACTAAGGATGATTCTTCATTGGTGTAAATTAGATGGTCAAGATCGATAATGAATCACCAATGAGGCCAATGACAACAAGTCTCGACGTTTATTTACGGCCTGTGCAAGTTGGATAATTAATGTGATTGACCGTTAATATAAATTGGTTTATTCTATCTATTATTTACTAGTATGAAAATTTTGGGGGCGAAGTAGCTGAATACATATAAAAATAAAGGTTTTTTCTTTCATAAAACATTGAAGTTTCGATGGGTTACGGGTATTAGTTCGTTAGCGTTATGTACAATGTGTATAAGTCCTGCCTTTGCAGCTAGTCTTACGGCTCCTTTGGCACCGATCAATGGGGGATCTGCATCTTTAGCGATTTCTGTGCCTATAACGGTCAATGGACAGATGGTTGATTTGTCCATTGCCACTCCACCAGCTAGTTTTTTTGTAAACGATGTGCTTTCTGTTTCTGGGACGATTGAGATGAATGGTCTATCTGTTCCAATTTCGGGGCTGGAACTAGGGATGAACGCCGCTACTCAATCTGTAGATGTTTTACAACTGCTTGGGCAACCTTTTGTAGCCAATGTGAGTGCAAGTCCTCAATCTTCTGTATTAGAGGTTGGATCACCAGATGATTTAAACGTAAGTATGACAAATGCATTGGGGCAAACGATGGATTTACCGAATCTGGCCTCGATATCCTATACGATTATTGCTCCACAGGGTGTGAGCGAACAGGATTATCACATTTCAAATGATTCATTTACTTCACAAGTTGCTGGAACGTATACGATTACACCAATTGTGAGTGAGTTTGGTACACGGATTCAAGGGAACCCTGTGCAAATAACGGTAAATGACGCAGATTCAGTGGTGTTTGAAATGTCTACTACCATTTCTCTATCGCAATTATATATTTCGTATTCATCTAGTAGCCAAGGGGTGAATCTCATATCTGGTACTGATTTTACTCAGAATGGTTCTACAGTAACGCTAACTTCAGTGGGAATCCAACTTTTGAATGCAGTGCTAACTGCAGATAAGACTTACTCCCTATTTGCTGAAGGGGATTCGTCACAGGGACTAGTTTTAATGGCTAATCCATCGCAAGGTGTAAGTTACACTGCCCCATCTTCTACATCTAGTTCTTCTATTAATTCAGGGACAACTGCGAGTGTCTCGTTGACTCTGAGTGGCTCAGTGTCGTCTTTAGTGGCCAATGGAACGGCCATGGATACCATTACTGCAGCCGTTGTTGATCAAAATGGTAACGTGGTGAGTAATGAAAATGGCACCATAACTTTACAAGGAACTTCTAATGGGATAGATGCTAATCATCAAAGTGCTCCATACGTTACTTTACCTAGTGGTGCTATGGTAGAAGGTGGTGTCACTAATGGGACAGATACAGAATACTTTACGCTCAATCAGGGTATTGCCATGATCACCGTGATTGCACCAGATAGCGTTCCAGCGTCAAATGATCAATTGACAGTTTATTTAGTGAATTCCAATCAGCAAGACTTAGCGAGTCAATCCCTCTCTATTTCCTATACGGCAGCAAGCGCAGCGCAAAGTGCTGCATCTGACTTGGATCCATCTTCTTATTTGAACACGTTCAATCAAAATCAAGCACAAAATGATTCGGGATTTTGGGCGCGATCTTCTGGGAATTTTTATATATCTGCGCAAACGGTTGACCCGATGTCTACAGAAGAAAATACAAATTCGACGGGTCCATCCTTGTTAAATGTCATGCCCAATCAGACATTATATCTTTTTGCCTATGAGCATGGGGTCAATGTCAACGCCAATCAGTTTCAGTGGTTTGTCAATAGTCCAGACGCTACTGTGAATACTGCTGATAATGGATATACCTGGGGTTCAGGTGGTTCACCTTCCTATCAAATAGTAGAGGGTAACTTTATAGCGAGTAAGCCAGGAATTTACACGGTGCAAGCAGAGTCCAATGGAGTCTACAGTATCCCACTTGTGATTACAGTGGGAATGAGTGATCTACAGTCTACTCCTTTTGCTAACACAGGATCAACTACTGGCATCGAACCTTTACCTAGTGATCTGCCTAACGATGTAGCACAAGAGACGAATAACCAAGTGACCTATACACCATATCAACCTATCGGAGGATGGGTCCCTATCTCAGGGTCAACGTCCCTTTCTATCTCGAAGATCACGGTTATCCTACAAGGAGCAGACTCTAGTCAAAGTTGGGGTTATGAATTGCCTGTTGTCAATGGACAGTTTTCCGGCATGGTGCGTTCACCATACAATGGCTCTGTAATGGTTACTTTGTTCCCAAAATTTTTCACGACTCTAACAACAACGACAGATGAGAATCAGGACTACTCCTATCCTTCAAGTAGTTACACAGTAACTATTAATGCCCCTATTCCTGATCAGACAAAA
Encoded proteins:
- a CDS encoding glucose-1-phosphate thymidylyltransferase; this encodes MKGLILSGGTGSRLRPLTYTGAKQLIPICNKPILYYAVESLVESGVTDIGVIVGSNSSQEIMRSLGDGSRFGAKVSYIHQDKPLGLAHAVKISEEFMSGEPFVMFLGDNLLRDGVAAFVEAFRASSPDALVLLSEVPEPQHFGVVELVDGRVVRLVEKPKVPPSSLALVGAYLFQPCIFRAVKEIEPSTRGELEITDAIQWLVDHGYQVEPHLVTGWWKDTGRPSDVLDANRLMIETIESSMQGTVDATSEVIGRVQIGVGSQILRSTLRGPLVIGDHVTIEDSYVGPYTSISDGVTIRKTEIENSIILADSHVESAYRLDACLVGKRVAIVPSQARPKAIHLVLGDDSRCEF
- a CDS encoding transglutaminase domain-containing protein — translated: MCISPAFAASLTAPLAPINGGSASLAISVPITVNGQMVDLSIATPPASFFVNDVLSVSGTIEMNGLSVPISGLELGMNAATQSVDVLQLLGQPFVANVSASPQSSVLEVGSPDDLNVSMTNALGQTMDLPNLASISYTIIAPQGVSEQDYHISNDSFTSQVAGTYTITPIVSEFGTRIQGNPVQITVNDADSVVFEMSTTISLSQLYISYSSSSQGVNLISGTDFTQNGSTVTLTSVGIQLLNAVLTADKTYSLFAEGDSSQGLVLMANPSQGVSYTAPSSTSSSSINSGTTASVSLTLSGSVSSLVANGTAMDTITAAVVDQNGNVVSNENGTITLQGTSNGIDANHQSAPYVTLPSGAMVEGGVTNGTDTEYFTLNQGIAMITVIAPDSVPASNDQLTVYLVNSNQQDLASQSLSISYTAASAAQSAASDLDPSSYLNTFNQNQAQNDSGFWARSSGNFYISAQTVDPMSTEENTNSTGPSLLNVMPNQTLYLFAYEHGVNVNANQFQWFVNSPDATVNTADNGYTWGSGGSPSYQIVEGNFIASKPGIYTVQAESNGVYSIPLVITVGMSDLQSTPFANTGSTTGIEPLPSDLPNDVAQETNNQVTYTPYQPIGGWVPISGSTSLSISKITVILQGADSSQSWGYELPVVNGQFSGMVRSPYNGSVMVTLFPKFFTTLTTTTDENQDYSYPSSSYTVTINAPIPDQTKLNLYASAQMNYNMSPIFAQTADQLLENSTSLPSAIEAISNLTSESIVYNHSADQFNAQGLDPTYVWQDGLTALTTHSGVCEDYSNVAAAFLRSIGIQAQTVDGYANGNWTSLLQSDSNPADAHQWDEAMIGNQGLIFDPTWDVVNNGSPVWSIFNEFFTNTPMLQETHLPTPGETNEFVSKPSVSIS
- the rfbD gene encoding dTDP-4-dehydrorhamnose reductase is translated as MRIVVTGAQGQLGHEVVSLGAAQHEMIGLGRAQLDLTDAVAVREVLTALQPDVIIHAAAYTAVDAAESDVEQAFAVNAHSSRQVAMIAQELGARLCYVSTDYVFDGKATSPYREDATPDPQTVYGQSKWLGERLVAQLCARHFIVRTSWVYGVHGKNFVKTMLELATKHKTLRVVCDQLGAPTYTADLAAFLLELTATEQYGVYHASNAGVCSWYEFAKEIFVQAELDVTVEPCTSAEFVRPAPRPSYSVLDHQAQRTRGFSELRPWREGLHAFMERYRQTEEWALYVADRS
- the rfbB gene encoding dTDP-glucose 4,6-dehydratase, encoding MKIVVTGGAGFIGSNFVRMMVSEQSDVEVVTYDALTYAGNLANLAGIVDRHTFVRGDICDAQAVQQVMAGVDAVVHFAAESHVDRSIASSAEFVRTNVEGTRVLLEAARSAGVAKFVHVSTDEVYGTLGDEGAFTEMTPLAPNSPYSASKAGSDLLARAFYETYGLPVVITRCSNNYGPYQFPEKLIPLMIIHALEGRPLPVYGDGGNVRDWLHVSDHNRAIARVLEAGVPGQVYNIGGHNERTNLEMVRMILRLLARDESLITFVQDRLGHDRRYAMDATKIEHELGWTPQYDLERGLAETVAWYLEHKEWWERIRTGAYQTFDQPQSGARLGDAR
- a CDS encoding sugar phosphate nucleotidyltransferase, coding for MKIILLSGGSGKRLWPMSNDIRSKQFLKVLPKTDQTYESMLQRVWNQLGDIGLQNDTIVCASRSQVDAITYQVGNVQIVEEPERRDTFPAIALSSLYLRDIVGCDVNEVIVVLPVDHFVEIDYFKHVMELPTLLTESKSNLFLMGVTPDHPACKFGYILTEESNEQSHVGFKVKGFIEKPSEELAKKLIGLGALWNCGVFCFRLDYLVNHLSSKQLPTHFYNFREAYPQIEKISFDYEIVEKEKSIRAISYSGEWNDLGTWDALSNRVEHSMIGLGTSVDCDRSMVINELTIPLVAIGIKDAVIVATPDGILVSDKARSESLKSVIGDFVGRPMFEERRWGLYRVLDFQRLADGRAVLTKWIEMSPDSNISYQRHRLRSEVWTIVEGEGEVILDDKFFSVLPGDVVRITAFQWHGVRAINSLKFIEVQTGTELVEEDIERKSMNWADVEVATGIQD
- the rfbC gene encoding dTDP-4-dehydrorhamnose 3,5-epimerase; this translates as MLQIVANQLDGVLLLEPTVHGDARGFFMESYHEEQMQALGVSTAFVQDNHSLSQAAGTLRGLHYQLAPKAQTKLVRVLAGAIYDVVVDLREGSPSFGQWAGFILSAHNFRQLLVPRGFAHGFCTLVPNTEVFYKVDNYYSPEHDRGILWNDPALGIDWPITKPVLSDKDRLHPLLADAQV